A segment of the Eleutherodactylus coqui strain aEleCoq1 chromosome 6, aEleCoq1.hap1, whole genome shotgun sequence genome:
ACTTAGCTGTGGGATCATTAAGTGCTGGATTAATTGACTCTTTTGTTCACGTGTCTTTTACATTCCAACTCTCATTCTGCAATTGTCTGAACATCAACAACTACTTTTGTGAGGTACCTGCTTTCATTCGAATATCTTGTGAAGATACCTTTGTTAATGATTTAGCTCTATACATCACTGGAGGAATTATTGTTATTTGTGCTTTCTCCTTGACTCTAATATCATATGCCCATATTATCTCCAGTATTCTGAAGATTACTTCATCACAAGGTAGGCAGAAATCCTTCTCCACATGTGCCTCTCACCTGACTGTTGTCTCCCTCTACTATGGGACACTTATGTTTATGTATCTGCGGCCTCActcgaaaaaaaaatgtaattactcTAATGAAACAGACAAGGTATTGCCTATTCTATATACAGCAGTAACCCCGATGTTAAACCCATTTATATACAGTGTGAGGAACAAGGATGTGAAAAATACCCTCATCAATCTACTGAAGAGTAAGCAAAGTCATAAAAACAAGAGCACCTAAGCATTTCCTGACTTGAGTTAAGATCTTCACAAATTACTAGATGACTAGATGCAGATTAAGGTGTGTTATATTCATGTAATCTTCCTATTAAAAATGGACTATCTTCAGACGTGAATAGGAGAATTCATCAACTTAATCAAATTAGCTGAATATGGTCGAATTCTTTCTCTGCTGTTATTACTGGATACCGTGAAGGCATTGGACACAGTTCATCGGGGATACTTATGAGCTTTCCTAGAGAAACTATTTATCAACTTCAATGTTCTTATACTCTTCCCTTAATGTCTTTGTTTTCTCCTTTGGATTTACGTCAAAATCATTTTCAATTAGTAATGGCACTAGACAAGAGTGTCCCATATACCCACTAATATGTGCACTAGTAATGGAACCTTTTGCAGAATACATTAGAACATCTTCCGACATTTCCGGGATAAGTGTGTGTACTAACAAGCATAAAATAGGACTCTATGCTGATGAAAGTAAAGGGGTCCAaattcgattatttaattcttgtgcaaaagaattaacatccgaattttatgtatggaatctaattctctcacttcccgatgtcatagaaacttgaaatttggcacgagtattgattatgtcataattagaaaaagttaatgggtcccaactcgattatttaattctaagcgcaaaagaattagcaaccaacgtttacatacgtaatctaattctcacacttcccgatgtcataaaaacttgaaattaggcgcaagcattgattatgtcataaataggaaaagttaatgggtcccaactcgattatttaattctaagtgcaaaagaattagcgtccaaattttacgtacagaatcaaattctctcacttcccaatgtcatagaaacatgaaatttggcacgggcattgaatatgtcataaataggaaaagtaaatgggtcccaactcgattattcaatagtagaggaaaagaattagcgtccaaattttacatacggaatctaattctctcacttcccgatgtcatagagtctttgaaatttggcaagagcattgattatgtcataagtaggagacgttaatgggtcccaactcaattattcaattctagcgcacaagaattagtgtccaaattttacatacgtaatctaattctctcccttgaAATTTTGcgcgagcaatgattatgtcataaataggtaaagctaatgggtcccaactcgattattcaattctaaacatgaaagaattagcgtccaaattttacatacgtaatctaattctcttacttcccgatttcatagaaatttgaaatttggcacgggcattgattatgtcataaataggaaacgttaatgggtcccaactcgattattcaatagtagcgcaaaagaattagtgtccaaattttctgtacggaatctaattctctcacttcccgatgtcataaaaactcgaaatttggcacgagcattgattatgtcataaataggagaagttaatgggtcccaacttgattatttaagtCTAAGCGCAAAAGTCTTAGTatccaaatattacgtacataatctaattctgtcacttcccgatgcaacaaataattacacaaatttttacaccacaaatgtgaaatttgccatgaccattctttgcgtactaaatattggaaatttaaagggttgcaacttaattattcaatcctatgcctaaaagtaagtgagcccctatgtaatgtaactaataacacacatatgtaatgcacaaacttgaaatttggcatgaccattcctatgttatgtaactaataacatatctgtaccctgcaatatatgagacagttatcttctcagcaaaacaaaatgcattcagaaatatgagtatatactgacaggaataaaactgactgtcgtatgtattgaatGGCTGTAAAAGTACAAAAGGaggtggacatggactgctgggatgaagTATGCCTTCAAGTAttacaaggggctgcaaccttcagtctgggtaggaaatttgaataaaaaggggtgttactagagatgagcgaacctactcgtttcgagtaattactcgatcgagcaacacgattttcgagtactttcatactcgggtgaaaacatTCGGGGGCACTGGAGGGCGGggagaggcatggcggagcggggggtagcagcggggaacaggggggagccctctctctccctctccccccactccccgctg
Coding sequences within it:
- the LOC136571930 gene encoding olfactory receptor 5AR1-like, yielding MEQLNLTISPRFILLGLSNDPQLKVIFFLIFLIMYLMSISGNLLLIIIVRINPALHSPMYFFLTNLAIIDICFSSSVVPVLLRNTLAEDRSISFLGCATQMYVSLALGGTECLLLAVMAYDRFAAICKPLHYNIIMNKAVCFYLAVGSLSAGLIDSFVHVSFTFQLSFCNCLNINNYFCEVPAFIRISCEDTFVNDLALYITGGIIVICAFSLTLISYAHIISSILKITSSQGRQKSFSTCASHLTVVSLYYGTLMFMYLRPHSKKKCNYSNETDKVLPILYTAVTPMLNPFIYSVRNKDVKNTLINLLKSKQSHKNKST